The Accipiter gentilis unplaced genomic scaffold, bAccGen1.1, whole genome shotgun sequence DNA window agatgggggggggacatggggacatgggggggggacatggggacacaggggtgacatggggacacggggggggagatgggggggcgACATGGGGACGAGAAATGACCCGGACCACCGGGggtccccaacacccccccctttttttttcccccccccccagcgcccccctCCTCCTCGCCGACGACAAACCCGACCAAAACCCGACGCACTTGGGCCAAATCCAACCGGAATTGTACCGGCCCGGCGACGGCGAAACCGGGGGATACAAAggagccgggggagggggggggcaaaggggggacccccccccaaaactgcgGCCGCTTGAGCGTGGCTTTACGTTACGCCTACGGCTCCCAACAGCTCGTCGTCCGGATTCTCCGCGCCCTCGACTTGCCGGCCAAAGACGCCAACGGATTTTCCGACCCTTACGTCAAAATCTACCTCTTGCCCGAccggaaaaaaaaattccagacgAAAGTCCATCGGAAAACGTTAAATCCCGTTTTCGACGAAACTTTTAGTTTCGGGGTCCCTTTCGGGGAGCTGCCGGCGCGGCGGTTGCACTTCAGCGTCTACGACTTCGATCGGTTCTCGCGGCACGACTTGATCGGGCAGGTGGTGCTGGACAATCTCCTGGAGGCGGCCGAGAGGGGCCCCGACGTCCCCATCTGGAGGGACATCGTGGAGGGCAGCGGGGTGAGCGCCACCGGCCGGGGGGGCCCATGTGGGGACGGGAATCGCGGCAGAAATTGCGGGAAAGTGTGCGGCGGGATGGTTTGCGGGAGGATTAGTCGCAGAACTTGCAGGAGAACGAGTCgcagaatttgcaggagaatgagtTGCAGAATTGGAGagtgatttgcaaaagaatttgcaggagaattatttgtaGGGGAATTTGCAGGCGAATGAGTtgcagaatttgcaggagaatgagctgcagaatttgcagagcgatttgcaaaagaatttgcaggagaattatttgtaGGGGAATTTGCAAGAGAATGAGTTGCAGAATTTGCAAGAGAATGAGTTGCAGAATTTGCAGAgcgatttgcaaaagaatttgcaggagaattatttgtaGGGGAATTTGCAAGAGAATGAGTCGCAGAATTTGCAGGCGAATGAGTTGCAGAATTTGCAGGCGAATGAGTTGCAGAATTTGCAGagtgatttgcaaaagaatttgcaggagaattatttgtaggggaatttgcaggagaatgagtcgcagaatttgcaggagaatgattTCCAGAATTTGCAGAgcgatttgcaaaagaatttgcaggagaattatttgtaggggaatttgcaggagaatgagtcgcagaatttgcaggagaatgagtTGCAGAATTTGAGagtgatttgcaaaagaatttgcaggagaatgattTGCAGGaaaatttgcaggagaatgagttgcaaaagaatttgcggAAGAACGGTTTGCAAAAAGTTTGCAGGAGAATTAGTTGCAGGAGAATTAGTTGCCAGGGAATTTGCAGAATGATTTGCaggggaatttgcaggagaatggtTTGCAGAATTTGCGGaatgatttgcaaaagaatttgcaggggaatttgcaggagaattatttgcaaaagaatttggaggtgcatttgcaggagaatgatttgtaggggaatttgcaggagaattatttgcagaatttgcagaatgatttgcaaaagaatttggaggagaatttgcaggagaattatttgcaaaagaatttgtggGAGAATAGTTTGCAAAAAGTTTGCAGGAGAATTAgttgcaggagaattatttgcaGGAAAATTTGCAGGAGAACGGTTTGCAAAGAATTTCCAGGAGAATGATTtgcagaatttgcaggagaatgagtTGCAGAATTCGCAGaatgatttgcaaaagaatttgcaggacaatttgcaggagaatggtttgcaaaagaatttggaggggaatttgcaggagaatgatttgcaggggaatttgcaggagaattatttgccgtggaatttgcaggagaattatttgcagaatttgcaggagaatgatttgcaaaagaatttggagggaaatttgcaggagaatgattttcaggggaatttgcaggagaattatttgcagaatgatttgcaaaagaatttgcaggagaatggtttgcaaagaatttgcaggagaattagtTGCAGGaaaatttgcaggagaatgagtCGCAGACTTTGCAGGAGAATGACTTGCAGAATTGGAGagtgatttgcaaaagaatttgcaggagaattatttgtaGGGGAATTTGCAGGCGAATGAGTTGCAGAATTTGCAGGCGAATGAGTtgcagaatttgcaggagaatgagctgcagaatttgcagagcgatttgcaaaagaatttgcaggagaattatttgtaGGGGAATTTGCAAGAGAATGAGTCgcagaatttgcaggagaatgagttgcagaatttgcagagtgatttgcaggagaatttgcaggagaattatttgtaGGGGAATTTGCAGGCGAATGAGTtgcagaatttgcaggagaatgagctgcagaatttgcagagtgatttgcaaaagaatttgcaggatAATTATTTGTAGGGGAATTTGCAAGAGAATGAGTCgcagaatttgcaggagaatgagttgcagaatttgcagagtgatttgcaggagaatttgcaggagaatgagtCGCAGAATTTGCAGGCGAATGAGTTGCAGAATTTGCAGGCGAATGATTTCCAGAATTTGCAGAgcgatttgcaaaagaatttgcaggagaattatttgtaggggaatttgcaggagaatgagtCGCAGAATTTGCAGGCGAATGAGTTGCAGAATTTGCAGagtgatttgcaaaagaatttgcaggagaattatttgtaGGGGAATTTGCAAGAGAATGAGTTGCAGAATTTGCAAGAGAATGAGTTGCAGAATTTGCAGAgcgatttgcaaaagaatttgcaggagaattatttgtaggggaatttgcaggagaatgagtCGCAGAATTTGCAGGCGAATGAGTTGCAGAATTTGCAGGCGAATGAGTTGCAGAATTTGCAGagtgatttgcaaaagaatttgcaggagaattatttgtaggggaatttgcaggagaatgagtCGCAGAATTTGCAGGCGAATGATTTCCAGAATTTGCAGAgcgatttgcaaaagaatttgcaggagaattatttgtaggggaatttgcaggagaatgagtcgcagaatttgcaggagaatgagtTGCAGAATTTGAGagtgatttgcaaaagaatttgcaggagaatgattTGCAGGAAAATTTGCAGGGGAAtgagttgcaaaagaatttgcggAAGAACGGTTTGCAAAAAGTTTGCAGGAGAATTAGTTGCAGGAGAATTAGTTGCCAGGGAATTTGCAGAATGATTTGCaggggaatttgcaggagaatggtTTGCAGAATTTGCGGaatgatttgcaaaagaatttgcaggggaatttgcaggagaattatttgcaaaagaatttggaggtgcatttgcaggagaatgatttgtaggggaatttgcaggagaattatttgcagaatttgcagaatgatttgcaaaagaatttggaggggaatttgcaggagaattatttgcaaaagaatttgtggGAGAATAGTTTGCAAAAAGTTTGCAGGAGAATTAgttgcaggagaattatttgcaGGAAAATTTGCAGGAGAACGGTTTGCAAAGAATTTCCAGGAGAATGATTtgcagaatttgcaggagaatgagtTGCAGAATTCGCAGaatgatttgcaaaagaatttgcaggacaatttgcaggagaatggtttgcaaaagaatttggaggggaatttgcaggagaatgatttgcaggggaatttgcaggagaatttgcaggagaattatttgccgtggaatttgcaggagaattatttgcagaatttgcaggagaatgatttgcaaaagaatttggagggaaatttgcaggagaatgattttcaggggaatttgcaggagaattatttgcagaatgatttgcaaaagaatttgcaggagaatggtttgcaaagaatttgcaggagaattagtTGCAGGaaaatttgcaggagaatgagtCGCAGACTTTGCAGGAGAATGACTTGCAGAATTTGCAGagtgatttgcaaaagaatttgcaggagaattatttgtaGGGGAATTTGCAGGCGaatgatttgcaaaagaatttgcggAAGAACGGTTTGCAAGAAGTTTGCAGGAGAATTAgttgcaggagaattatttgcCAGGGAATTTGCAGAATGATTTGCaggggaatttgcaggagaattatttgcaaaagaatttggaggtgcatttgcaggagaatgatttgcaggggaatttgcaggagaattatttgcagaatttgcagaatgatttgcaaaagaatttggaggagaatttgcaggagaattatttgcaaaagaatttgcggGAGAATAGTTCGCAAAAAGTTTGCAGGAGAATTAGTTGCAGGAGAATTATTCGCAGGaaaatttgcaggagaatggtttgcaaagaatttgcaggagaataatttgcagaatttgcaggagaatgagtTGCAGAATTCGCAGaatgatttgcaaaagaatttggaggggaatttgcaggagaaaaatttgcaggagaatggTTTGCAGAataatttgcaggagaattagtTGCAGGAGAATGATTTGCAGGGAAATTTGCAGaagatttgcaaaagaatttgcaggagaacTATTTGCAGGAGAATTAATTATTTGCAGATGCATTTGCAGAAGAATTTGGAGGTGCgtttgcaggagaattatttgcaGGAAAATTTTGCGGGAGAATGGTTTGCAAAAGACTTTGCGGGAGAATGATTTGCAGGGGAATTTGCAGGaaaatttgcaggagaattatttgccggggaatttgcaggagaattatttgcagaatttgcaggacaatgatttgcaaaagaatttggagGGGAATTTGCaggggaatttgcaggagaatgattTGCAAAAGAATCTGCAGGAGAATGGGTGGGAGACTGATTTGGAGAATGATTTGGAGGAGAATTTGGAGACTTTTCAGGGCCCTcggcggccccggccctggcAGCTGCGGGCGTGGTCGCGGGCGTGGTCGCGGGCGGAGCCGCCTGCGCTTTACGCCCGCGTTGGCCCCGGTGgcgggtttgggggttttggcccCGGTTTCGGCTCCGGGCGAGGGCTCGGTCCCCTCCCCCGGGGGGTTGGCCCCCCTGTGGCCCCTGACCCCCCCGTGACCTCTGACCCCACCCCATGACCTCTCACTTGACCTGTGACCTCTGACTCGACCTGTGACCCTCTGACCTCCCCCCGTGACCCACGACCTCCACTCTGTGACCTCTGACCTGAACCCTCGCCCCGCCCTGTAACCCGTGGCCCCCCCGCTGACCTCCGACCTGCCCCCTGACTCCACCCTGTGACCcatgacccccccaccccatgacCTCTGACCTGCCTCGTGATACCCCGACCCTGCCCTGTGACCCCCAACTTGACCCCTGGCCCCCCGACCCCACCCTGTGACCTCCGACCTGCCCCCTGACCCCACCCTGTGACCCATCAGCCCCCACCCCATGACCTCTGACCTCCCTTGTGACCCCTTGACCCGACCCCTGACCCCCTGACCCGTGACCCGTGACCCCCCCACCCTCTGACCTCTGACCCCAACCCCACCCTCTGACCCTTCGCCCCGCCAAACCCTGACCCCtctgtccgcccccccccccccccactccgggCCTTGCCGCTTTCCGCCCCGTGACCCCGCTGACCCCGCTGACCCCTGACCCCTGACCCGGCAGGAGAAGGCCGACCTGGGGGAGGTGAACTTCTCGCTCTGCTACCTGCCGACGGCCGGCCGCCTCACCGTCACCGTCATCCGCGCCTCCAACCTGCGCGCCATGGACCTCACCGGCTACTCCGGTGGGCGGGGTCGCGGGGTCACGGGGGGTCACGGGGTCACGGGGGGTCACGGGGTCacggggggatgtggggacatggggggatgggggggcagAGGGACGTGGGGGGCGGGGACAGAGGGGTTCTTGGGGTCACGGGGGTCGTGGGGGTCACAGGGGTCACAGGAGGGTCATGGGGTCATGGGGGGATGTGGGGAGATGGGGGGCagagggacatggggggacatggggcagGGACAGAGGGGTCGTGGGGGTCACGGGGGTCATGGGGGTCACGGGAGTTCATAGGAGGGTCATGGGGTCACAGGGGGTCACGGGGGTCatggggggatgtggggacatggggggcagagggacgtgggggggacatggggcagGGACAGAGGGGTCGTGGGGGTCACGGGGGTCGTGGGGGGTCACAGGGCTCGCGGGGGACATGGGGGGCAGGGACGGGGTCCCGGGGGTCATGGGGGGACAGGGGGTCATGGagaggcaggggcagaggggtCACGGGGGTCACAGGGTTCATGGGGGGTcacaggggacatgggggtcaCAGGGGTCATAAGGGGACAGGGGGTGGGGACAGAGGGGTCAAGGGGGTCATGGGGGTCACAGGGgtcatggggacacggggggacacggagGGACGTGGGGCAGTGCCGGGTGTCTGGGGGTGCCGTGGGGTGTTCGTGGGCTCTGTGGGGTGGCcacggggggacgtggggacagtgTGGGGCTCTGTGGGTGCCGTGGGTCAccgtggggtggccgtggggtgcCGTGGGGCGCTGTGGGACGGCTGTGGGGcactgtggggtgctgtggggtggccgtggggctcTGTAGGGTGGTCATGAGGTGGGTGCGGGGctctgtggggtgctgtgggtcaccgtggggtggccatggggcactgtggggtgctgtgggtcacTGTGGGATGactgtggggtgctgtgggtcactgtgggatggctgtggggtgctgtgggtcacTGTGGGGTGCTGTGAGTCACTGTGGGatggctgtggggtgctgtgggtcactgtggggtgctgtgggtcactgtgggatggctgtggggtgctgtgggtcactgtggggtgctgtgggtcactgtgggatggctgtggggtgctgtgggtcactgtggggtgctgtgggtcactgtgggatggctgtggggtgctgtgggtcactgtggggtgctgtgggtcactgtgggatggctgtggggtgctgtgggtcactgtggggtgctgtgggtcactgtgggatggctgtggggtgctgtgggtcactgtggggtgctgtgggtcactgtgggatggctgtggggtgctgtgggtcacTGTGGGGTGCTGTGAGTCACTGTGGGATGGCTGTGGGGcgctgtggggtgctgtgggtcacTGTGGGATGGCTGTGGGGCTCTGTGGGGTGCCGTGGGGTGGCCACGGGGCTCTGTGGGGTGGTCATGAGGTGGGTGTGGGGCTCTGGGGGGTGCTGTGGGTCACTGTGGGACGGCTGTGGGGCACTGTGGGACGGCTGTGGGGCACTGTGGGGTACCGTGGGTCACTGTGGGATGGCTGTGGGGCACTGTGGGGTGCCGTGGGTCACTGTGGGATGGCTGTGGGGCACTGTGGGGTGCCGTGGGTCCCCGTGGGACGGCTGTGGGGCTCTGTGGGGTGGTCATGAGGTGGGTGCGGGGCTCTGTGGGGTGCCGTGGGTCCCCGTGGGACGGCTGCGGGGTGGCCGTGGGTCAccgtggggtggccgtgggttCCCACGGATCAGCTGCGGGGCTGCCGTGGGGCTCTATGGGGCTGTGCGTGCGTGTggtccccccccccttccccagacCCCTACGTGAAGGCCTCGCTGATGGCGGAGGGCCGGCGGCTGAAGAAGCGCAAGACGTCGATCAAGAAGAACACGCTGAACCCCAGCTACAACGAGGCCCTCGTGTTCGACGTGCCGCACGAGAGCGTGCACCACGTCAGCCTCACCATCGCCGTCGTCGACTACGACTGGTGAGCCGGGGGGGGCCCACCCGCCGTGGGGCTGAAGGGGTccgcgatgggggggggggggggatcacccgtagccatggggggggggggtggaagagCCCTCGTGCGAGGGCCGTTGCACGAGCGCGTGCCCCACGCCAGCCTCACCACGACCGCTGGGACACCCGGACACCTGGATctcccttttttttggggggtatttGGGGTGCTCCAGCAACACCTGGGTGCCCTCGGTGGGTGCGAAGTGGGGTGACGGTGGGtgctgccggcggggggggggggtgttgtcaCCCGTCGTGACCCCCCCCACCCGTgactttttgtgtgtgtcccccccccccccagtatcgGCCACAACGAGGTGATCGGGCTGTGCCGGGTGGGCAGCGACGccgaggggccgggccgggagcaCTGGGCGCAGATGTTGGCCAACCCCCGCAAACCCATCGAGCACTGGCACACCCTCGTCGAGGTGAGACCCCCACCCAAGGACCCCCCGGGCACCCGCTGGCACCCATAGgatccccccccccacacacacacagagaacgcgtggggtgaccccagcacccacagggcGTCCTCGGCGCCCGTGGGGTGCTGCGGTAATTGCGGGGAAGCCGTGGGATTtcgcccccaccccagcacccatgggaccccccagcacccacagctcaCCCCCTGCACCCACGGgatcccacagcacccacaggacccccccagcacccatgggtcaCCCTCAGCACCCGTAGGGACTCCCTAGCACCCGTGGGACCCCCCAGCACCcgtgggacccccagcacccataggGAACCCACgggcaccccccagcacccacaggtaCCACCTGCACCCACAGGACCCCCCCGGCACCCATAGGGACCCCCCAGCACCcgtgggacccccagcacccataggGAACCCATgggcaccccccagcacccacaggtaCCACCTGCACCCACAGGACCCCCCCCGGCACCCATAGGGACCCCCCAGCACCcgtgggacccccagcacccataggGAACCCACgggcaccccccagcacccacaggtaCCACCTGCACCCACAGGACCCCCCCGGCACCCATAGGGACACCCCAGCACCCGtgggaccccccagcacccacagctcaCCCCCTGCACCCATGGgatcccacagcacccacaggacccccccagcacccatgggtcacccccagcacccacaggaccccccagcacccatagggacaccccagcacccacaggaccccccagcacccctagGGAAcccacaggacccccccccagcacccatgggtcaCCCTCAGCACCCACAGGCACTCCCCAGCACCCGTGGGACACCCCAGCACCCATGGTGGCcctgtgggacccccccccaggaccccccagcacccatggcgaccccatgggaccccccaagacccccccagcacccatggtgAATCcacaggacccccccagcacccatgggtcaCCCTCAGCACCCACggggaccccccagcacccatagtGAACCCacgggaccccccccagcacccatgggaccccccagcacccacgggacCCCTGGGATCCGCgaggcacccacagccccccccgTACCCGTGGGGCTCCCACGCACTCGTGCGAGGGTCCTTCTGCAGTCGTGCCCCGTGCGAGGGTCCCCGTGCAACTGTCCCCGTGCGAGCCTGCCCCGTGCGAGGGTCCCCACGTAAACGTCCTTGTGCGAGGGTCCCCGTGCAAGGGTCCCCGTGCGAGGGTCCCCACGTAAACGTCCTTGTGCGAGGGTCCCCACGCGAGTGTCCCCGTGCGAGCATCCCAGTGCGAGGCGCCCACGTGAGCGTCCCCGTGCGAGTGTCCTCGTGCGAGCGTCCCCGTGCGAGTGTCCGTGAGAGTGTCTGTGCGAGTGTCCCTGCGTGAGGGTCCCCGTGCAAGGGTCCTCGTGCAAGTGGAGTTTCCTCGTGCAAGTGTCCCCGTGCGAGCGTCCCTGTGTGAGGGTCCCTGTATGAATGTCCTCGTGCGAGGGTCCTCGTGCACATGTCCCCGTGTGAGGCCTCGTGCAAGTGTCCACGTGAGCGTCCCCGTGCGAGTGTCCCCGTGCGAGGGTCCCCGTGCGAGTGTCCTCGTGCGAGGGTCCCCATGCGAGTGTCCATGTGAGCTTCCCCGTGCGAGTGTCCCCGTGCGAGGGTCCCCGTGCGAGGGTCCTCGTGCGAGGGTCCTCGTGCGAGCATCCCCGTGCGCAGGAGAAGGCGCTGGGGCTGGCGGCCAAGGGGTCGGCGCGGGACAAACCCAGCGTCGTGGTGGAGCCCGTCGGCCCCGACTGAGCCCAGTGAGCccggcactgggaggcactgggaggcactgggagctgtgtgggaggcactgggaatggcatgggggcactgggaggcactgggaggcactgggagctgtgtgggaggcactgggaatggcatgggggcactgggaggcactgggaggcactgggagctgtgtgggaggcactgggaatggcatgggggcactgggaggcactgggaggcactgggagctgtgtgggaggcactgggaatggcatgggggcactgggaggcactgggaggcactgggagctgtgtgggaggcactgggaatggcatgggggcactgggaggcactgggaggcactgggagctgtgtgggaggcactgggaatggcatgggggcactgggaggcactgggaggcactgggagctgtgtgggaggcactgggaatggCATGGAGGCAcggggaggcactgggaggcactgggagctgtgtgggaggcactgggaatggcatgggggcactgggaggcactgggaggcactgggagctgtgtgggaggcactgggaatggcatgggggcactgggaggcactgggaggcactgggagctgtgtgggaggcactggggggcactgggaatgGCATTGGGGGCtgtgtgggaggcactgggaggcactgggagctgtgtgggaggcactgggaatggcatgggggcactgggaggcactgggagcggcactgggagggactgggagctgtgtgggaggcactggggggcactgggaatgGCATTGGGGGCtgtgtgggaggcactgggaggcactgggaagcactgggagctgtgtgggaggcactgggaatggctatgggggcactgggaggcactgggagcggcactgggagggactgggagctgtgtgggaggcactggggggcactgggaatgGCATTGGGGGCTgcgtgggaggcactgggaggcactgggagctgtgtgggaggcactggggagcactgggagacactgggaacGGCattggggcactgggaggcactgggagctgcactgggaggcactgggagctgtgtgggaggcactggggagcactgggaggcactgggaatggcattgggggcactgggagggactgggaggcactgggagctgcaCTGGGAGctgcactgggagggactgggagctgtgggaggcactggggagtactgggaggcactgggagctgcactgggggtactgggaggcactgggagctgtgtgtGGGGGTACTGGGAGCTgcatggggggcactgggaggaactgggggctgcactgggggcactgggtgggactgggaggtactgggagctgtgtgtggggatactgggaggtactgggagctgcatggggggcactgggaggaactgggggctgcactgggggcactgggtgggactgggaggtactgggagctgtgtgtggggatactgggaggtactgggagctgCATGGGGGGCACTGGAAACtgcactgggggaactgggagggactggcaGGGAACTGGGGGCTACTGGGGGGGCAAGGGAGGGactgggccatactggggagCACTGGGCTATATTGGGAGGTATCTGGGCGccactggggatactggggaggGACAGGATGGGCCTGGGCCATACTGGGAGGTGTACTGGGCCATACTGGACAgcactgggccatactgggggggcactgggtcATACTGGCAGGCCACTTTACCGTACTTATGgatactgggccatactggggagGCACTTCATCatactgggggggcactgggtcATACTGGGGAGGCACTTTACCATACTGGGCACCACTGGGTCATACTGGGGAGGCATTTTACCATACTGGTGgatactgggccatactggggagGCACTTTTCCATACTGGGGGGGgcactgggccatactggggGGGCACTTTTCCATACTGGTGGATACTGGGGAGGCACTTTCCCatactgggggggcactgggccatactggggagGCACTGGGCCATACCAGAGGGGCACTGGGTCATACTGGGGAGGCACTTTTCCATACTGGTGGAgcactgggccatactggggagGCACTTTTCCATACTGGAGGGCACTTTACCATACTGGGGAGGCACTTTTCCATACTGGTGgatactgggccatactgggcaGGCACTTTTCCATAATGGGGGGgcactgggccatactggggagGCACTTTTCCATACTGGTGgatactgggccatactgggcaGGCACTTTTCCATAATGGGGGGgcactgggccatactggggagGCACTTTTCCATACTGGTGgatactgggccatactgggcaGGCACTTTTCCATAATGGGGGGgcactgggccatactggggagGCACTTTTCCATACTGGTGgatactgggccatactgggcaGGCACTTTTCCATAATGGGGGGgcactgggccatactggggagGCACTTTTCCATACTGGTGgatactgggccatactgggcaGGCACTTTTCCATAATGGGGGGgcactgggccatactggggagGCACTTTTCCATACTGGTGgatactgggccatactgggcaGGCACTTTTCCATAATGGGG harbors:
- the LOC126037083 gene encoding synaptotagmin-3-like, with translation MWWGWLAAPPSSSPTTNPTKTRRTWAKSNRNCTGPATAKPGDTKEPGEGGGKGGTPPQNCGRLSVALRYAYGSQQLVVRILRALDLPAKDANGFSDPYVKIYLLPDRKKKFQTKVHRKTLNPVFDETFSFGVPFGELPARRLHFSVYDFDRFSRHDLIGQVVLDNLLEAAERGPDVPIWRDIVEGSGEKADLGEVNFSLCYLPTAGRLTVTVIRASNLRAMDLTGYSDPYVKASLMAEGRRLKKRKTSIKKNTLNPSYNEALVFDVPHESVHHVSLTIAVVDYDCIGHNEVIGLCRVGSDAEGPGREHWAQMLANPRKPIEHWHTLVEEKALGLAAKGSARDKPSVVVEPVGPD